The sequence below is a genomic window from Deltaproteobacteria bacterium.
GTCAGGAGTGTTTCGCTGGTCTCAACCGCCTGGGCCGCGGTATGGACGTTATAATAGGCGGACCAAACATCCGCGATCACCGACTCCTCTTTTGCCCGAAGGGCCGCCCGCGCCGCTTCCAGGGAAGCCTTCGCCTCCCGGACCCTGTTCCGGAGAGAAAACCCCTCAAAAATAGGAATCTGCAGCGCGAGCCCCCCGTAGTAGTTGGTATCGTCTCCTTCATAATCGATCCCGCCGACCTTCCCGTCCACCGCTGTCCATCCGGCATTCCCCGTGGCAATCAGCTTCGGCCACAGGGCGGACTCGGATTTTTTGAGTTCCGCTTCACCCTGACGCACGGCTGCGCGGGCGGCCGCCAGATCCGGTCGGTCGCGCACGGCCAGCTCGATCAGCTGTTTGGTGTTCTGCTCCATTCGATTCAAGGGAATATCCCCGGGGGCTTCGGCCACGTCAAAGGCCGTGTTGGCAGGCCATCCGACAGCGGTCGCCAGTCGGCCGCGGGAAACCTGCACCGCCCCCCGATCGGCCACCAGGTCGAGACGAACCTGATCTGCATTGGACCGGGCCTGCAATACATCGGCAACGGTACTCACGCCTGCATTTTTCCGCTCCTCGGTAGAGCGCAGGCTGGTCAAGGCCTCCTTCAGGCTCACCTCTGACGCACGCACCCTGGCCTTGTTGCCCAGATACTCATAATAGGCCTGGGGCACATCGCGGAGAAGGTCCTGGATGCTCTGGTTGTGGTTCCAGTTGGCGGCGATCAGGGCCTGCCGGGCGCTCTCAGCAGCGGCCTCCCGGCCCCCGAAGTCGAGGAGAAGATAGCTGAGACTGACGCCTATATCTCCATATACCCCTTTGAACGGACCCAGACTCGATGCCTGGGATAATTTTCCACCGGTCCCGCTCACGTCCGCGCTCACCGTCGGATAGTAGCTCCCGCGGGCGGCGCCCCATTCAGCGGCCGCAGCCCTGGCCCGTTCCCAGGCCGCGCGGGTGGTGGGGTTGATCTGAAGGGCGATGTCCACGAGTTGGGCCAGGTTCAGTTTGTCCCTGAACGGGGCAAGGTCTTCAGGGATACCCGGCTGTCTTTCATCAGGGAGCAGATCCGCCCTTGTCTCCCTGGGGACCTCATAGGCTTTTCCGGGAACCGTTGACACATATCGCCCGGGATCCAGCTCGGGAAGGTCTTTTTGACATCCCGGACCCGCCGCCGCCAATGCAACGGACAGGAAGAGGGATGTTATTCCCCCCTGCAGTTTCTTAGAGAGCCGCGACCGATCCGACACACGGCCATCGGCTGTCAGCCGCGGGCGGGCGGCGTCTCTTTTCCTGACAATCATGGGGTTATCCTCAGATAAAACATCGATCGGAGGTTGTGTATTGGAATCTTTGGTTGTAATCCCGCCTTGCGGGACACCATGCAAAGAAGTTGGTGTCTTATCGGTAAGCGCGTGGGGGTCTCTTTGTCCCGGCCAAGGGCGGCGTTCTTCATCGCTATCATTTGACCAGCATTACCGGACACTGGGCCAGGATACCCACCTTGTAGCTGATGGTCCCCCACCCCTGGGCCCTGTCCTCCACATCTATACGGTGCGATTTCATGATAATCAAATCGATCTGGTTTTCGTTTGCAAACCTGAGGATCTCCTGGGCCCGGTTACCGTATATGACCGCCGGCGCGAAATCGACCCGGCGCTTCCGGTATGGGGCAATCATGGCGTTGAGGTCCTTGAAGGACTTCTCCTCGAGCCTGGTATAGAAATCTCTGAACTCGTCAAAAGTGGTATTGGCGATAACCTCTATGACATGGAGCAGATGAATTTTTCCCTTATCGATGGAGCAGAGTTTTACGGCGATATCAAGGGCATGGCTGTTCTTGTCGGAAGAATCCGTGGGAACCAAGATATTCTGGAACATGCTTTTTTCTCCTATTTGTTTATTTTTTTCAACGCTTCATCCCGGAGAACCCGCCTCAGGACCTTTCCCACCACCGAAGTGGGGAGACTCTCCCGGAATTCGATAGACCGGGGCCGCTTGTACCCGGACAGCCGGTGCTTGCAGAACTCGAGGAACTCCTCCTCGGTGGCAGTCTGGCCTTCCTTCAGCTGAACAAAGGCCTTGACCGCCTCTCCGGTATGAGGATCCGGGACCCCTACCACCGCAGCCAGAGCGACCTTTGGATGGGTGTACAACACCTCTTCAATCTCCTTGGGATAGGCATTGAATCCCCCCACGATGATCATGTCCTTTTTTCGATCCGTAATGATCAGAAATCCGTCCTCATCAAAATGACCGATATCACCGGTGAGAAAATACCGGTTTCCCTCTATCTCTCGGAATACCTCCTTATTTGCCTCGGGCTTATTCCAGTACTCCAGCATGACCTGGGGTCCGGATGCAGCGATTTCGCCATCGTCGCCCGCAGGCAGTTCCTGGATTCCGGTCTCCAGGTCGACGATCTTTATATCCACGCTCAGATAGGGCATCCCCACCGATCCCACCTTGCGCCGGTCAGCATCGGTCGGGTTGAGTGTAATAACAGGGGAGGTCTCGGTAAGGCCGTACCCCTCGAAAATGACCGCACCGGTCTTCTCCTCAAACTGTCTGATGACCTCCACCGGCAGCGGAGCCGCCCCCGAACCGCATCCCACAACGGAAGAGAGGTCGAATTTGTCAATCAATGGATGATGGACAAAGGCGGAATAGATGGTGGGGACCCCCACAACAATGGTCACCTTGTATTTTTCGATCGATTTGAGAACCTCTGTGAACGGCGGTTTCCCGGCTTTGGGATCCGGGATGCAGACCAACCTGGAGGCATTCCTGCAGCTTGTCAGCATGCAGAGGGTCAGGCCGAAGCTGTGATACCAGGGGAGCACCCCGAGATACGTATGGGCCCCCCCTTTTTCGATCATCTGCGCAGGTCCTGAATCCTCGGGAATGCGTACCCATTGCTCGGTGCTCAACACATTTGAAAGGAGGTTGGCATGGCTCAGGCACGCCCCCTTGGGGACCCCCGTTGTCCCGCCGGTGTAGAGAACCAGGGCCTGGTCGTTGAGCGCATCGATGGAAAGCCGGGGGGGCTCGGGCCGGGCCGACCGGAGGATTTCATCGAAAAGGAAATGTCCGGGTTCATGGTGGTCGGCCCTTGGAATTTTCCCCAGCAATGATCCTATAACCCCTTTGATCCTGGGGAGATAGGTCTTTACATTACAAACGACCACGGTCTCCACCTCGGAGCCGATGACGGCCTTGGCCGCGGTAGGATAAAACTCAGGGTGATCCATGACAAAGACGGCCTTGGCGCCCGAATCCTTGAGTTGAAAGTTCAACTCCGACGCCCGGTACAGCGGATTACAGGTGACGCACACCCCCCCTGCCTTGAGGATGCCGAAAAAGATCTCGGGGTAATGGGGAAGATTCGGAAGAAAGATGGCTACCCGATCCTTTGGTCGGACGCCCCGCGAGACCAGAAAATCGGCAACGCGGTCGGCCGCATCCTTCACCTGAGCGAAGGTGCGGGTAAAGCCATTAAAGATGGTATAGATTTTATCCGGATAATCACGCGCTGCCTCATCTAATATAGAGAACAGGGGCTTGTCATATCCGGTGATTTCATACGGAACCCCTTCAGGCCATTTCTGACCATGCCACAATTTAGACATATCATACTCCCATCGGTTGTTATTCAGCAATCCATTCGCGACCCTGCGTCGGCTCCGGAGTTGCTGTGAAACCGTTATTTATATCACAGAAAAGACAATGGATCAATTCGGAAAATGAAGTCTGAACAGTCCCCCCGACATCCCCTTGAACCGATAAAACTACGTATGCCGCTCAAAGGATACATTTCTTTAGAGGATTGGGTTTTGGAAAGGAGAATGTGCCCCAGGCTGATTGTCGGCAGGCATCCGGTCTTCCATATCGTCAAAGAGATGCCAGACAGGTCCGCTGAAACCCTCCCCGGCGCCCACGCTTTTACCGTCTGCGGGTCATGGGAATTTTGGATCTCAACAAAACTTCAGGCTTTTGAGGATATGATAAAATATCCGGCAGGGGATCTCATTAGAAAAAACCGAAACCATAAGGGGACCGTAACACCCGATGATCGGTCCTTCCCCTTTATGCACCCATACCCTCCCCGAACTGCTTCAAGGAGGTTGTCCGGCCATTCCGGATTTGTCACAGGCGAGGTCTGTCAGGTCCGACGGTTACACATCGAAATCCACCTTGATCTTGAACATCTTTTCCGCAGGCAGGTTGAGGATTTCTGAGATCCCCGTCTCATCGGAAATATCTCTCAAAGCATTCTCAATAAAATTAATATCTTCTGCAATAAAGGTGAACCAGATATTATAGGTATTGTTTCTCAGATAATTGTGGGTTACCCCGGGATACCGGTTAACCCGTTCAACAAAGCGCTCGATCTTCTCCTCAGGGACCTTGGCAGCGCAGAGGGTGCTCACAAAATTGAGCCGGGAAGAGTGGAAATTGCCGCCGATGCGACGGATAATCCCCTTCTCCTTGAGCCTTCTGACAGCCGCCAGCACCTCGTCTTCGGTTAGATTAAGCTTTTTCCCAAGCTCCTGGTAAGGACGGGACGTAATAGGGAAATCAGACTGGATTTCATTCAGGATCTTTCTGTCAATCGGGGTCATAGCGTCTTTAGGTTTGTTGGATTTATTGAGTGCATCCGGCGCAAGGCCCAAGGAATTCCATAAGCGATCCGCCATCCAGTTTAGAGTGCTCAAGGCTGAAAGGGACAACCAATAACAATCATCCAGTATCCAGTATCCAGAACCCAGTATCAAGCCCTGAGGGGCTCGTAGGCGCACAACGGTTCCTCTGCCAGAAAATCGCCTGTAGCCTCATAGGCCCGGGCCCGGCACCCGCCGCAGAATTTCATGTATTCGCATCGGCCGCATTTTCCCTTGTAAGCGGAAAACTCTCTCAGTTGCTTGAAAATCTTCGAATCCCGCCATACAGAGGGGAAGGGACTCTGTTTCAGATCCCCGCAGTCAAGCTCCAGATAGCCGCACGGCTGGACAATCCCTGTATTTGAAATAAATACGAACGATGTGCCGCCGAGGCAGCCCCGGGTCACGGCATCCAGGCCATAGGTCTCAACATCGACTTTTTGGCCCTTCCGGTGGGCTTCCTGACGCAGTATCCGGTAGTAATGGGGGGCGCACGTGGCCTTTAAATGAAGGGGGACCTGGTCCCGCATTTCATAAAACCAGTGAAGCACCCGTTCATATTCAAGGGCGTCTATCTCCTGGTTGAGCATATCTTTGGCCCGGCCCGTGGGGACCAGCAGGAAGATGTGATGGGCTGCAGCACCGAGACCAACGGAAAGCTCCAGAATCTTCTCCAGATCCCCGACATTGTGGCGGGTCACCGTGGTGTTGATTTGAAACTCCATGCCGCCGCTCTTAAGACACTCGATACCCTCCAGGGCCGATTGATAGGCCCCCGGGACCTTTCGGAAACCATCATGCTGCGCCGCGTCGGCCCCGTCGATGGAGATGCTGACCCGTTTGATGCCTGAATCCTTCATCCGCGTCACGAGCCCCGGATCCAACAACGTTCCGTTGGTGGCCAGGACCATACGAAGACCCAGATCGGTTCCTTTCTGCGCAAGATCAAAGACATCCTCCCGCATCAGAGGCTCGCCCCCGGTCAGGATCACAATCGGCGTCCCCACCTCACGGATCTCCTCCAGGAGTTCGAGGCATTTGGCGGTGCTCAGCTCCCCGGGATATGGTCCCCGCTCGGCCCCGGCCCTGCAGTGAACGCAGTTGAGGTTGCACTTCCGGGTAATCTCCCACGCCACAAGACGGAGCTGGTTTCTGGATACTGGATGCTGGATACTGGATGCTGGATCCTGGATGCTGGATCCTGGATCCTTGATGCTGGATGCTGGGTGTTGAATGCTGATCATTTTTCGCTCATGTGGGCCTTGCTGACCGATTGGATGAATTTGTTCAGTTTCTTGCCTAAAATTTCTAACCGCCTTCCTAAATCGTGATAAAAATGTTCATCTTTCAAAGACCCTGTTTCATAAAGCGTGTCCAAATGATCAATAGTCTCATCATTTGAGGCAATCGCATAAGTCAGGAAACGCATAAATTCCTGCTTATGCATCCTTCTCCCATACCCCTCCACAATTGTGGACCTCACCGACTTGATGGATCGACGAATCTGACTCCCCTCTTCAAACATTTCAAACTTCGGCAAGTTATTCAGCGTCATTAAATGGATATCAACAACCAAGCCCCTCGAAAATTGCCATATCTCCAGCTTCTTGTAACTCATGGTTGCATCCAGTATCGAGTATCCAGCATCCAGTTACAATTTCTGCGCCGCTTCCCTGGCAAAATAGGTCAGGATCAGGTCGGCCCCTCCCCTCTTGATGCACGTAAGCATTTCCATCATGACGCGCTCCCCGTCGATCCACCCCCTGCTCGCCGCGGCTTTGACCATGGCGTATTCGCCGCTGACATTATAGGCGGCCAACGGGAGAAGGGATATCTCCCGGACCCTTGATATGATGTCCAGATAGGGGAGCGCGGGTTTCACCATGATCATATCCGCGCCCTCATCCATGTCCAGCTGGGCCTCCTTCAAGGCCTCCAGGGCATTGGCAGGGTCCATCTGATAGCCGGTCCGGTCGCCGAACTGGGGCGCTGAATCGGCGGCATCCCTGAACGGCCCGTAAAAGGCGGATGCGTATTTCACTGCATAGGAAAGGATGCCGGTCTGTTCAAGCCCTTCCCTGTCCAGGGTCTTGCGGATGGCGGCCACGCGGCCGTCCATCATGTCGGAGGGCGCCACAAAATCCGCCCCGGCCCTTGCATGGGATACGGCCTGACGGGCCAACAGTTCCAGAGTTGCGTCATTGTCCACCACGCCGTCTGAAATAACCCCGCAGTGCCCATGGTCCGTGTATTCGCAC
It includes:
- a CDS encoding universal stress protein; amino-acid sequence: MFQNILVPTDSSDKNSHALDIAVKLCSIDKGKIHLLHVIEVIANTTFDEFRDFYTRLEEKSFKDLNAMIAPYRKRRVDFAPAVIYGNRAQEILRFANENQIDLIIMKSHRIDVEDRAQGWGTISYKVGILAQCPVMLVK
- the ahbD gene encoding heme b synthase, producing MISIQHPASSIKDPGSSIQDPASSIQHPVSRNQLRLVAWEITRKCNLNCVHCRAGAERGPYPGELSTAKCLELLEEIREVGTPIVILTGGEPLMREDVFDLAQKGTDLGLRMVLATNGTLLDPGLVTRMKDSGIKRVSISIDGADAAQHDGFRKVPGAYQSALEGIECLKSGGMEFQINTTVTRHNVGDLEKILELSVGLGAAAHHIFLLVPTGRAKDMLNQEIDALEYERVLHWFYEMRDQVPLHLKATCAPHYYRILRQEAHRKGQKVDVETYGLDAVTRGCLGGTSFVFISNTGIVQPCGYLELDCGDLKQSPFPSVWRDSKIFKQLREFSAYKGKCGRCEYMKFCGGCRARAYEATGDFLAEEPLCAYEPLRA
- a CDS encoding AsnC family transcriptional regulator: MTPIDRKILNEIQSDFPITSRPYQELGKKLNLTEDEVLAAVRRLKEKGIIRRIGGNFHSSRLNFVSTLCAAKVPEEKIERFVERVNRYPGVTHNYLRNNTYNIWFTFIAEDINFIENALRDISDETGISEILNLPAEKMFKIKVDFDV
- a CDS encoding long-chain fatty acid--CoA ligase, with the protein product MSKLWHGQKWPEGVPYEITGYDKPLFSILDEAARDYPDKIYTIFNGFTRTFAQVKDAADRVADFLVSRGVRPKDRVAIFLPNLPHYPEIFFGILKAGGVCVTCNPLYRASELNFQLKDSGAKAVFVMDHPEFYPTAAKAVIGSEVETVVVCNVKTYLPRIKGVIGSLLGKIPRADHHEPGHFLFDEILRSARPEPPRLSIDALNDQALVLYTGGTTGVPKGACLSHANLLSNVLSTEQWVRIPEDSGPAQMIEKGGAHTYLGVLPWYHSFGLTLCMLTSCRNASRLVCIPDPKAGKPPFTEVLKSIEKYKVTIVVGVPTIYSAFVHHPLIDKFDLSSVVGCGSGAAPLPVEVIRQFEEKTGAVIFEGYGLTETSPVITLNPTDADRRKVGSVGMPYLSVDIKIVDLETGIQELPAGDDGEIAASGPQVMLEYWNKPEANKEVFREIEGNRYFLTGDIGHFDEDGFLIITDRKKDMIIVGGFNAYPKEIEEVLYTHPKVALAAVVGVPDPHTGEAVKAFVQLKEGQTATEEEFLEFCKHRLSGYKRPRSIEFRESLPTSVVGKVLRRVLRDEALKKINK
- the hemB gene encoding porphobilinogen synthase → MNIRPRRLRRTQAIRDMVRETTLSVKDFIAPLFVKPGKGVRDPIPSMPGQVHFSPDTIVKEAQELWSLGIPSIILFGLPDSKDPIGSRSWAEDGVVQQAISAIKARVPELVVMTDVCLCEYTDHGHCGVISDGVVDNDATLELLARQAVSHARAGADFVAPSDMMDGRVAAIRKTLDREGLEQTGILSYAVKYASAFYGPFRDAADSAPQFGDRTGYQMDPANALEALKEAQLDMDEGADMIMVKPALPYLDIISRVREISLLPLAAYNVSGEYAMVKAAASRGWIDGERVMMEMLTCIKRGGADLILTYFAREAAQKL
- a CDS encoding four helix bundle protein, translated to MSYKKLEIWQFSRGLVVDIHLMTLNNLPKFEMFEEGSQIRRSIKSVRSTIVEGYGRRMHKQEFMRFLTYAIASNDETIDHLDTLYETGSLKDEHFYHDLGRRLEILGKKLNKFIQSVSKAHMSEK
- a CDS encoding TolC family protein, which translates into the protein MIVRKRDAARPRLTADGRVSDRSRLSKKLQGGITSLFLSVALAAAGPGCQKDLPELDPGRYVSTVPGKAYEVPRETRADLLPDERQPGIPEDLAPFRDKLNLAQLVDIALQINPTTRAAWERARAAAAEWGAARGSYYPTVSADVSGTGGKLSQASSLGPFKGVYGDIGVSLSYLLLDFGGREAAAESARQALIAANWNHNQSIQDLLRDVPQAYYEYLGNKARVRASEVSLKEALTSLRSTEERKNAGVSTVADVLQARSNADQVRLDLVADRGAVQVSRGRLATAVGWPANTAFDVAEAPGDIPLNRMEQNTKQLIELAVRDRPDLAAARAAVRQGEAELKKSESALWPKLIATGNAGWTAVDGKVGGIDYEGDDTNYYGGLALQIPIFEGFSLRNRVREAKASLEAARAALRAKEESVIADVWSAYYNVHTAAQAVETSETLLTSSSESYKVSLARYRAGAADIVELLNAQSQLAAARAQRVGARTSLFTSYAELVHAIGAGLPAESLNDLSISLEKGEGAADGR